Proteins encoded in a region of the Cardiocondyla obscurior isolate alpha-2009 linkage group LG18, Cobs3.1, whole genome shotgun sequence genome:
- the Unc-76 gene encoding fasciculation and elongation protein zeta-2 isoform X2, whose product MRDMAGKIAELKFEAPLARFEEEDTASLKNMNLLTEQLLDATLETSYNETTNANEPPTIHENDTDMLHEGTFSPFSGSLEDLVNTFDEKITSCFRDYGTDVESLAPVQVRTQEEIMNECQMWWTITGTFGNILPIDWSKSYARKMHMPALNLNEAPASTERPELEDLSSEDEAVATDLDMHALILSSSTDTHSPEEPLKTAEEVLREIDDIMQESPSMERSPDSEGSLLDSDEALERSREVLGSPLHEKKLKQLSSSQLTELLGEMESLVAALSETLIAELALRDELEYEKELKNQFISLLLAVQNRRRQHHVTKKRNQMQNGTSPLPQHRSLQEPKYLTTVIPYHTDSGPPDNQALQVLIKILKAISEDSPTVPTLLTDYILKVLCPT is encoded by the exons ATGAGGGACATGGCAGGTAAGATCGCCGAGTTGAAGTTCGAGGCACCCCTCGCGCGCTTCGAGGAGGAGGACACCGCCAGCCTGAAGAACATGAACCTCCTGACAG AACAACTACTGGACGCCACCCTGGAGACTAGTTACAACGAAACCACCAACGCGAACGAGCCGCCTACAATACACGAAAATGACACGGACATGCTGCACGAGGGTACGTTCAGCCCATTCAGCGGCAGCCTCGAGGACCTCGTCAACACCTTCGACGAGAAGATCACCTCCTGCTTTCGTGATTACGGCACGGACGTCGAGTCGCTGGCGCCAGTGCAGGTGCGAACGCAAGAGGAGATTATGAACGAGTGCCA GATGTGGTGGACGATCACTGGAACTTTTGGGAACATATTGCCGATCGATTGGAGTAAATCTTATGCGAGAAAAATGCACATGCCCGCTTTAAATCTGAACGAAGCGCCTGCTTCGACGGAAAG GCCCGAACTGGAGGATTTGAGTAGCGAGGACGAGGCAGTTGCCACAGATTTGGATATGCATGCTTTAATCTTATCAAGCAGTACTGATACTCACAGTCCGGAAGAGCCGCTGAAAACTGCCGAGGAAGTTCTTCGCGAGATAGATGATATAATGCAG GAAAGTCCATCAATGGAACGATCACCGGATTCAGAAGGTTCTTTATTAGACAGCGACGAAGCTCTGGAGAGAAGTAGAGAAGTACTTGGGTCACCACTTCACGAGAAAA AATTAAAGCAACTGTCCTCCAGCCAACTAACTGAACTCCTTGGAGAAATGGAATCCTTGGTTGCGGCTTTGAGTGAAACATTAATCGCCGAGCTTGCGCTTCGAGACGAATTAGAATACGAAAAAGAACTCAAAAACCAGTTTATCTCTTTACTATTAGCTGTGCAGAATCGACGTAGGCAGCATCAtgtcacaaaaaaaagaaatcaaatgCAGAATGGTACTAGTCCGTTGCCGCAACATAGATCTTTGCAAGAGCCGAAG taCCTGACGACCGTTATTCCATATCATACAGACAGTGGTCCACCAGACAATCAAGCCCTGCAAGTACTCATTAAAA taTTAAAGGCTATTAGCGAGGATAGCCCAACAGTTCCCACTTTGCTAACAGATTATATACTCAagg TGTTATGTCCAACTTAA
- the Unc-76 gene encoding fasciculation and elongation protein zeta-2 isoform X1, translating into MYKPKENVSTSREIRRYIHYGSPPHQVFVSRDHFLHSTEQLLDATLETSYNETTNANEPPTIHENDTDMLHEGTFSPFSGSLEDLVNTFDEKITSCFRDYGTDVESLAPVQVRTQEEIMNECQMWWTITGTFGNILPIDWSKSYARKMHMPALNLNEAPASTERPELEDLSSEDEAVATDLDMHALILSSSTDTHSPEEPLKTAEEVLREIDDIMQESPSMERSPDSEGSLLDSDEALERSREVLGSPLHEKKLKQLSSSQLTELLGEMESLVAALSETLIAELALRDELEYEKELKNQFISLLLAVQNRRRQHHVTKKRNQMQNGTSPLPQHRSLQEPKYLTTVIPYHTDSGPPDNQALQVLIKILKAISEDSPTVPTLLTDYILKVLCPT; encoded by the exons ATGTATAAGCCTAAGGAAAACGTGTCAACGTCCCGCGAAATTAGACGATATATACATTATGGATCGCCGCCCCACCAGGTATTCGTAtcccgtgaccattttcttCATTCGACAGAACAACTACTGGACGCCACCCTGGAGACTAGTTACAACGAAACCACCAACGCGAACGAGCCGCCTACAATACACGAAAATGACACGGACATGCTGCACGAGGGTACGTTCAGCCCATTCAGCGGCAGCCTCGAGGACCTCGTCAACACCTTCGACGAGAAGATCACCTCCTGCTTTCGTGATTACGGCACGGACGTCGAGTCGCTGGCGCCAGTGCAGGTGCGAACGCAAGAGGAGATTATGAACGAGTGCCA GATGTGGTGGACGATCACTGGAACTTTTGGGAACATATTGCCGATCGATTGGAGTAAATCTTATGCGAGAAAAATGCACATGCCCGCTTTAAATCTGAACGAAGCGCCTGCTTCGACGGAAAG GCCCGAACTGGAGGATTTGAGTAGCGAGGACGAGGCAGTTGCCACAGATTTGGATATGCATGCTTTAATCTTATCAAGCAGTACTGATACTCACAGTCCGGAAGAGCCGCTGAAAACTGCCGAGGAAGTTCTTCGCGAGATAGATGATATAATGCAG GAAAGTCCATCAATGGAACGATCACCGGATTCAGAAGGTTCTTTATTAGACAGCGACGAAGCTCTGGAGAGAAGTAGAGAAGTACTTGGGTCACCACTTCACGAGAAAA AATTAAAGCAACTGTCCTCCAGCCAACTAACTGAACTCCTTGGAGAAATGGAATCCTTGGTTGCGGCTTTGAGTGAAACATTAATCGCCGAGCTTGCGCTTCGAGACGAATTAGAATACGAAAAAGAACTCAAAAACCAGTTTATCTCTTTACTATTAGCTGTGCAGAATCGACGTAGGCAGCATCAtgtcacaaaaaaaagaaatcaaatgCAGAATGGTACTAGTCCGTTGCCGCAACATAGATCTTTGCAAGAGCCGAAG taCCTGACGACCGTTATTCCATATCATACAGACAGTGGTCCACCAGACAATCAAGCCCTGCAAGTACTCATTAAAA taTTAAAGGCTATTAGCGAGGATAGCCCAACAGTTCCCACTTTGCTAACAGATTATATACTCAagg TGTTATGTCCAACTTAA